A stretch of Pleuronectes platessa chromosome 24, fPlePla1.1, whole genome shotgun sequence DNA encodes these proteins:
- the LOC128431083 gene encoding uncharacterized protein LOC128431083 isoform X2: MSASNLNQRSPVLDPLTRIAQMTTERGQIEMSASNLNQRSPVLDPLTRIAQCPKHHLVCATIGSLDKCVQCVGPVSSKWLGYQCKVCSGVWHKSCLRRINDNLQHHSKGQQFSECPEGELSSDQENMSDMEYVPDSESQEDEEDEDNEDSDARVPFMSNHSKREQIQVNPAMPDVRTSKVSDTSFPVVPSTSKSWQPLEDDMGANAAKMSNDKPEGEAEIHKPESTHLTLSKKNFCYVCGKPQSKISRHLKTHKTHAEIVHAFSLPEHSKERKKLIEKMRNKGNFRHNATVLQEGTGQLKVKKKTKAKVVAGNFIHCMYCQGMYIRKELWRHVRRCPCKPEDLDEEPGRTKVLGLAGAQQSMSCQQIPSGVWKLISVMRQDEVTSVVRNDFSIIQFAQSLYNRHGHDPTKYEYIRQKLREIGRLLLCLRTDFSVHNLEDAVKPANFKTVVQAVKKVSGFDDEKLSYRTPSLALKLGHALNKINDIIHCRALMAEDDELVKSTGFFKKLYTSKWAELVSHSALNTLSDAKYNKPSTLPFTEDVQMLHQFLQKSAESAFSKLKEEATAQNYGCLANATLSQIIVFNRRRAGEVSKMRLKSFEQRDCSKLHDDVAIGLSHVEQKLCNFFSRIEIMGKRGRKVAVLLTPSVLDALSLLISKRSECGICATNVFLFARPKSMSHYRGQDSLRVHASQCGAKHPEHLRSTQLRKHVATLSQVLNLKNNELDQVADFLGHDIRVHRDFYRLPVPTTQLAKISKLLLTMEKGHLSSLQGKSLDEIELEEELALTDTEAKDSEGESDESDTAVTASEGGNAEPVGAALASTLTEQVQETADLGTVSSTVDETASPSEGKTHQEHHSRKVKKKIWSKAEEAAVMRHFKAYILKGRLATKHECSHCKMVEGSVLAQRTVQNIRDFVRNRGTTAKRKAEQQKL, translated from the exons ATGAGTGCAAGCAACCTGAACCAGAGAAGTCCAGTGCTTGATCCACTCACCAGGATTGCACAG ATGACGACCGAAAGAGGCCAGATTGAGATGAGTGCAAGCAACCTGAACCAGAGAAGTCCAGTGCTTGATCCACTCACCAGGATTGCACAG tGTCCGAAACATCACCTAGTGTGCGCAACAATAGGCTCCTTGGACAAGTGCGTTCAGTGTGTGGGACCTGTATCCTCCAAGTGGCTTGGCTATCAATGCAAAG TCTGTTCAGGAGTCTGgcataaatcctgcctcagaCGAATAAATGATAACCTCCAACACCACTCAAAG GGGCAGCAGTTTTCTGAATGTCCTGAGGGTGAGCTGTCGTCAGATCAGGAGAACATGTCTGATATGGAATACGTACCAGACTCTGAGTcacaagaagatgaagaagatgaagataatGAAGACTCAGATGCAAGAGTGCCCTTTATGTCTAATCATTCAAAACGAGAACAGATTCAAGTAAATCCAGCGATGCCCGATGTCAGAACATCTAAAGTGTCAGACACAAGCTTTCCAGTTGTACCCAGCACGTCAAAGTCTTGGCAACCTCTTGAAGATGACATGGGTGCCAATGCTGCTAAAATGTCGAATGATAAGCCAGAGGGTGAAGCTGAGATTCACAAACCAGAATCAACACATCTGACATTGAGCAAAAAAAATTTCTGTTATGTTTGTGGTAAACCACAAAGCAAAATTTCACGCCACTTGAAAACGCATAAGACACATGCTGAAATTGTACATGCATTTTCTCTCCCTGAGCACTCCAAAGAGCGCAAAAAACTGATAGAAAAAATGAGGAATAAAGGAAATTTTAGACATAACGCTACAGTTTTACAAGAAGGAACCGGACAACTGaaggtgaagaaaaaaacaaaagctaaAGTTGTAGCAGGAAACTTTATTCACTGTATGTACTGTCAAGGAATGTACATTCGTAAGGAGCTTTGGAGACATGTCCGCAGATGCCCCTGCAAGCCAGAAGATTTGGATGAAGAACCTGGAAGAACAAAAGTGCTGGGTTTGGCTGGAGCTCAACAGTCTATGTCCTGTCAGCAGATTCCAAGTGGAGTGTGGAAGCTGATTAGTGTAATGAGGCAGGATGAGGTTACCTCTGTTGTGCGGAATGACTTTTCAATTATTCAGTTTGCCCAGTCACTTTACAACAGGCACGGACACGACCCTACAAAATATGAATACATAAGACAGAAGCTTCGTGAAATCGGACGTCTGTTGTTATGTTTGCGCACGGACTTCTCAGTACATAACCTAGAGGACGCTGTTAAACCTGCAAACTTTAAGACAGTTGTGCAAGCAGTGAAAAAAGTTTCAGGTTTCGATGATGAAAAGCTGTCATACCGAACACCCAGCCTTGCACTTAAATTAGGACATGCTCTGAACAAAATCAATGACATCATTCATTGTCGGGCCCTCATGGCTGAAGATGATGAACTGGTCAAGTCCACTGGCTTTTTCAAAAAATTGTACACATCCAAGTGGGCTGAGTTGGTGTCTCACAGTGCACTGAACACGCTGAGTGATGCAAAGTACAACAAACCATCAACTCTACCCTTCACAGAAGATGTTCAGATGCTTCATCAGTTCCTCCAGAAATCTGCAGAAAGTGCCTTTAGCAAATTGAAGGAGGAGGCCACGGCTCAAAATTATGGTTGTCTTGCAAATGCTACACTTTcacaaataattgtttttaatcgtAGACGTGCTGGGGAGGTTTCGAAGATGCGCCTCAAAAGCTTTGAGCAGAGGGACTGCTCAAAGCTCCATGACGATGTTGCTATCGGACTATCACATGTTGAACAGAAGCTCTGCAACTTTTTTAGCAGAATAGAAATTAtgggaaaaagagggagaaaagttGCAGTTCTGCTCACCCCAAGTGTTTTAGATGCTCTGTCACTTTTGATTAGTAAACGGTCTGAGTGTGGTATTTGTGCCACAAATGTCTTCTTGTTTGCGAGACCCAAGTCAATGAGCCACTATAGAGGACAGGACTCTTTGCGTGTCCATGCAAGCCAGTGTGGAGCAAAGCACCCTGAGCACCTCAGGTCTACACAGCTCAGGAAGCATGTTGCCACACTTTCCCAAGTactaaatttaaaaaacaatgaactTGATCAGGTTGCAGATTTTCTTGGTCATGACATTCGTGTTCACAGAGATTTTTATAGATTACCAGTTCCCACCACACAACTGGCCAAGATTTCAAAACTGCTTTTGACCATGGAAAAGGGACATCTCTCCAGCCTGCAAGGGAAATCTCTGGATGAGATTGAACTAGAAG AGGAACTTGCACTGACTGACACTGAGGCCAAGGACAGTGAGGGTGAGTCGGATGAGAGTGACACAGCTGTCACAGCATCAGAAGGTGGAAATGCCGAGCCTGTTGGTGCTGCATTAGCTTCTACACTCACAGAACAGGTCCAGGAAACTGCAGATTTAG GAACTGTGTCGTCCACAGTAGATGAGACTGCTTCTCCGTCTGAAG GCAAAACTCATCAAGAACATCATTCcagaaaagtgaaaaagaagaTCTGGTCCAAGGCTGAGGAGGCTGCAGTAATGCGGCACTTCAAAGCTTACATACTCAAAGGAAGACTAGCCACCAAACATGAATGCAGTCACTGCAAGATGGTCGAAGGCTCCGTGTTAGCACAACGAACAGTGCAAAATATAAGGGACTTTGTGAGAAACCGGGGAACAACTGCAAAGAgaaaggcagagcagcaaaagCTGTAA
- the LOC128431083 gene encoding uncharacterized protein LOC128431083 isoform X1, translated as MSASNLNQRSPVLDPLTRIAQMTTERGQIEMSASNLNQRSPVLDPLTRIAQCPKHHLVCATIGSLDKCVQCVGPVSSKWLGYQCKVCSGVWHKSCLRRINDNLQHHSKGQQFSECPEGELSSDQENMSDMEYVPDSESQEDEEDEDNEDSDARVPFMSNHSKREQIQVNPAMPDVRTSKVSDTSFPVVPSTSKSWQPLEDDMGANAAKMSNDKPEGEAEIHKPESTHLTLSKKNFCYVCGKPQSKISRHLKTHKTHAEIVHAFSLPEHSKERKKLIEKMRNKGNFRHNATVLQEGTGQLKVKKKTKAKVVAGNFIHCMYCQGMYIRKELWRHVRRCPCKPEDLDEEPGRTKVLGLAGAQQSMSCQQIPSGVWKLISVMRQDEVTSVVRNDFSIIQFAQSLYNRHGHDPTKYEYIRQKLREIGRLLLCLRTDFSVHNLEDAVKPANFKTVVQAVKKVSGFDDEKLSYRTPSLALKLGHALNKINDIIHCRALMAEDDELVKSTGFFKKLYTSKWAELVSHSALNTLSDAKYNKPSTLPFTEDVQMLHQFLQKSAESAFSKLKEEATAQNYGCLANATLSQIIVFNRRRAGEVSKMRLKSFEQRDCSKLHDDVAIGLSHVEQKLCNFFSRIEIMGKRGRKVAVLLTPSVLDALSLLISKRSECGICATNVFLFARPKSMSHYRGQDSLRVHASQCGAKHPEHLRSTQLRKHVATLSQVLNLKNNELDQVADFLGHDIRVHRDFYRLPVPTTQLAKISKLLLTMEKGHLSSLQGKSLDEIELEEELALTDTEAKDSEGESDESDTAVTASEGGNAEPVGAALASTLTEQVQETADLAGTVSSTVDETASPSEGKTHQEHHSRKVKKKIWSKAEEAAVMRHFKAYILKGRLATKHECSHCKMVEGSVLAQRTVQNIRDFVRNRGTTAKRKAEQQKL; from the exons ATGAGTGCAAGCAACCTGAACCAGAGAAGTCCAGTGCTTGATCCACTCACCAGGATTGCACAG ATGACGACCGAAAGAGGCCAGATTGAGATGAGTGCAAGCAACCTGAACCAGAGAAGTCCAGTGCTTGATCCACTCACCAGGATTGCACAG tGTCCGAAACATCACCTAGTGTGCGCAACAATAGGCTCCTTGGACAAGTGCGTTCAGTGTGTGGGACCTGTATCCTCCAAGTGGCTTGGCTATCAATGCAAAG TCTGTTCAGGAGTCTGgcataaatcctgcctcagaCGAATAAATGATAACCTCCAACACCACTCAAAG GGGCAGCAGTTTTCTGAATGTCCTGAGGGTGAGCTGTCGTCAGATCAGGAGAACATGTCTGATATGGAATACGTACCAGACTCTGAGTcacaagaagatgaagaagatgaagataatGAAGACTCAGATGCAAGAGTGCCCTTTATGTCTAATCATTCAAAACGAGAACAGATTCAAGTAAATCCAGCGATGCCCGATGTCAGAACATCTAAAGTGTCAGACACAAGCTTTCCAGTTGTACCCAGCACGTCAAAGTCTTGGCAACCTCTTGAAGATGACATGGGTGCCAATGCTGCTAAAATGTCGAATGATAAGCCAGAGGGTGAAGCTGAGATTCACAAACCAGAATCAACACATCTGACATTGAGCAAAAAAAATTTCTGTTATGTTTGTGGTAAACCACAAAGCAAAATTTCACGCCACTTGAAAACGCATAAGACACATGCTGAAATTGTACATGCATTTTCTCTCCCTGAGCACTCCAAAGAGCGCAAAAAACTGATAGAAAAAATGAGGAATAAAGGAAATTTTAGACATAACGCTACAGTTTTACAAGAAGGAACCGGACAACTGaaggtgaagaaaaaaacaaaagctaaAGTTGTAGCAGGAAACTTTATTCACTGTATGTACTGTCAAGGAATGTACATTCGTAAGGAGCTTTGGAGACATGTCCGCAGATGCCCCTGCAAGCCAGAAGATTTGGATGAAGAACCTGGAAGAACAAAAGTGCTGGGTTTGGCTGGAGCTCAACAGTCTATGTCCTGTCAGCAGATTCCAAGTGGAGTGTGGAAGCTGATTAGTGTAATGAGGCAGGATGAGGTTACCTCTGTTGTGCGGAATGACTTTTCAATTATTCAGTTTGCCCAGTCACTTTACAACAGGCACGGACACGACCCTACAAAATATGAATACATAAGACAGAAGCTTCGTGAAATCGGACGTCTGTTGTTATGTTTGCGCACGGACTTCTCAGTACATAACCTAGAGGACGCTGTTAAACCTGCAAACTTTAAGACAGTTGTGCAAGCAGTGAAAAAAGTTTCAGGTTTCGATGATGAAAAGCTGTCATACCGAACACCCAGCCTTGCACTTAAATTAGGACATGCTCTGAACAAAATCAATGACATCATTCATTGTCGGGCCCTCATGGCTGAAGATGATGAACTGGTCAAGTCCACTGGCTTTTTCAAAAAATTGTACACATCCAAGTGGGCTGAGTTGGTGTCTCACAGTGCACTGAACACGCTGAGTGATGCAAAGTACAACAAACCATCAACTCTACCCTTCACAGAAGATGTTCAGATGCTTCATCAGTTCCTCCAGAAATCTGCAGAAAGTGCCTTTAGCAAATTGAAGGAGGAGGCCACGGCTCAAAATTATGGTTGTCTTGCAAATGCTACACTTTcacaaataattgtttttaatcgtAGACGTGCTGGGGAGGTTTCGAAGATGCGCCTCAAAAGCTTTGAGCAGAGGGACTGCTCAAAGCTCCATGACGATGTTGCTATCGGACTATCACATGTTGAACAGAAGCTCTGCAACTTTTTTAGCAGAATAGAAATTAtgggaaaaagagggagaaaagttGCAGTTCTGCTCACCCCAAGTGTTTTAGATGCTCTGTCACTTTTGATTAGTAAACGGTCTGAGTGTGGTATTTGTGCCACAAATGTCTTCTTGTTTGCGAGACCCAAGTCAATGAGCCACTATAGAGGACAGGACTCTTTGCGTGTCCATGCAAGCCAGTGTGGAGCAAAGCACCCTGAGCACCTCAGGTCTACACAGCTCAGGAAGCATGTTGCCACACTTTCCCAAGTactaaatttaaaaaacaatgaactTGATCAGGTTGCAGATTTTCTTGGTCATGACATTCGTGTTCACAGAGATTTTTATAGATTACCAGTTCCCACCACACAACTGGCCAAGATTTCAAAACTGCTTTTGACCATGGAAAAGGGACATCTCTCCAGCCTGCAAGGGAAATCTCTGGATGAGATTGAACTAGAAG AGGAACTTGCACTGACTGACACTGAGGCCAAGGACAGTGAGGGTGAGTCGGATGAGAGTGACACAGCTGTCACAGCATCAGAAGGTGGAAATGCCGAGCCTGTTGGTGCTGCATTAGCTTCTACACTCACAGAACAGGTCCAGGAAACTGCAGATTTAG CAGGAACTGTGTCGTCCACAGTAGATGAGACTGCTTCTCCGTCTGAAG GCAAAACTCATCAAGAACATCATTCcagaaaagtgaaaaagaagaTCTGGTCCAAGGCTGAGGAGGCTGCAGTAATGCGGCACTTCAAAGCTTACATACTCAAAGGAAGACTAGCCACCAAACATGAATGCAGTCACTGCAAGATGGTCGAAGGCTCCGTGTTAGCACAACGAACAGTGCAAAATATAAGGGACTTTGTGAGAAACCGGGGAACAACTGCAAAGAgaaaggcagagcagcaaaagCTGTAA